A part of Anolis carolinensis isolate JA03-04 unplaced genomic scaffold, rAnoCar3.1.pri scaffold_10, whole genome shotgun sequence genomic DNA contains:
- the ccdc9 gene encoding coiled-coil domain-containing protein 9 isoform X2 — translation MSASLDLKSKEEKDAELDKRIEALRRKNQALIKRYQEIEEDRKKAEQEGIAVTGGRRPRAAEGDAIVLERRRGELDSPTLTVQVLLSQEEKHVVSNERKHPASAKPPRSSPHGQGSLRGVFYSGSRSPRGEYPPEQPEWEEGSTAGPGAGKRGGGRGGGRGRRPCGGHGGPGGDAGPDRRSKEWEERRKQNIEKMNEEMEKIAEYERSQRDGAQEKNPVRNFLDDPRRSGSFAETDRREGSRRHIRNWGGPDFDKVKTGIEQGKEWPSPGRGGSRRRGGPPPAASLDMTLCMTGRERAEYIRWKQEREQIDQERLARHRQPTGEWRREWDAEKMDAAFKEGSKPGSSGGSGGGKHGESKRPPKLPTFGEFLSEQQPDRRRRGRGRGRGRPRGSGPSKPYSMHDNRWEKEEPDQATPPAQVEEKSAVDTVQQVEKPASPQVVLEEEMVEGEEEDQWEDVSGGEEEEEEEEVEAGSNNSQGSDAEEEEEGKEEQQPSPLPPSTSSSQPPGKNGQLSLAMPPPPEEEEAPNTDGKPLTPFSPAEGYHPVSDWGEEMELNSPRANLTKSPLAASEVGPSASSGPASTYSPSGSGSQQSTVEVSEKEAPPVPGAPVAEMSKEPEVDNLNKQSVQGEPDNQDDNGAAAGTLATVPVEGEITDIQKE, via the exons ATG TCAGCCTCTTTGGACTTGAAGTcgaaggaagagaaggatgcGGAGCTGGACAAGCGGATCGAGGCACTGCGGCGCAAGAACCAGGCGCTGATCAAGCGCTATCAG GAGATTGAAGAAGACCGGAAGAAAGCTGAGCAGGAAGGCATTGCTGTGACTGGAGGGCGAAGACCTCGGGCTGCTGAAGGGGATGCCATCGTGCTGGAGAGGAGGCGAGGGGAGCTGGACTCCCCGACTCTGACTGTCCAGGTCTTGCTATCTCAGGAG GAAAAGCATGTGGTCAGCAACGAGAGGAAGCACCCAGCTTCCGCCAAGCCCCCCCGCAGTAGCCCCCATGGCCAGGGTTCCCTCCGTGGGGTGTTCTATTCGGGCAGCCGCTCGCCGAGAGGGGAATACCCCCCTGAACAACCAGAATGGGAAGAGGGGAGCACAGCTGGGCCTGGGGCCGGCAAgcgaggaggaggcagaggcggGGGACGTGGACGAAGGCCCTGTGGGGGACATGGGGGCCCCGGAGGAGACGCCGGGCCCGACAGAAGATCCAAG GAGTGGGAGGAGCGCCGGAAGCAGAACATTGAGAAGATGAATGAGGAGATGGAGAAGATCGCTGAGTACGAGCGTAGCCAGCGA GATGGGGCACAAGAGAAGAATCCGGTCCGCAACTTTCTCGATGATCCGCGACGCAGCGGCTCCTTTGCTGAGACAGACAGACGAGAAGGGAGCCGCCGCCACATCCGCAATTGGGGAGGCCCCGATTTTGACAAAGTCAAGACCGGGATTGAGCAGGGCAAGGAGTGGCCCTCTCCT GGTCGCGGCGGCTCCCGACGCAGAGGAGGCCCACCACCCGCAGCATCTCTGGACATGACACTCTGCATGACAGGCCGGGAGCGTGCGGAATATATCCGCTGGAAGCAAGAGCGAGAACAGATTGACCAGGAGCGGCTGGCACGACATCGCCAGCCTACGGGCGAGTGGCGCCGAGAATGGGATGCAGAGAAGATGGATGCAGC GTTTAAAGAGGGCAGCAAGCCTGGAAGCTCTGGAGGTTCTGGAGGTGGTAAGCATG GTGAGTCCAAGCGGCCCCCAAAACTGCCCACATTTGGAGAGTTCCTGTCTGAGCAGCAACCAGATCGGCGCAGGAGGGGCAGAGGAAGGGGCCGTGGGCGCCCACGGGGCAGTGGGCCCTCCAAACCCTACAG CATGCATGACAATCGCTGGGAGAAGGAAGAGCCGGACCAAGCCACGCCACCAGCGCAGGTGGAAGAAAAGTCAGCCGTTGACACTGTGCAGCAG GTGGAGAAACCTGCCTCTCCTCAGGTAGTTCTGGAAGAGGAAAtggtggaaggggaagaggaagatcaGTGGGAAGATGTCAGTggcggggaggaagaggaggaagaagaagaggtagAAGCTGGGAGCAACAACAGCCAGGGCTCGGACgctgaagaggaagaggaggggaaagaggagCAGCAGCCATCACCGCTGCCTCCTTCCACCAGCTCTTCTCAACCTCCTGGGAAGAATGGGCAACTGTCCCTAGCCATGCCTCCGCCTCCAGAAGAAGAGGAGGCTCCAAACACAGACGGAAAGCCCTTGACTCCGTTTTCACCAGCAGAAGGGTATCACCCTGTTTCTGATTGGGGCGAAGAGATGGAGCTGAACTCACCCCGGGCGAACCTAACCAAGAGTCCTTTGGCTGCATCCGAAGTGGGGCCTTCCGCCAGTTCTG GGCCAGCTTCCACTTACTCTCCTTCTGGATCAGGATCCCAACAGTCCACTGTAGAAGTGTCGGAAAAAGAGGCACCTCCTGTGCCTGGAGCCCCAGTGGCTGAGATGAGCAAGGAGCCAGAAGTAGACAATTTGAACAAACAGTCTGTGCAAGGGGAACCAGACAATCAAGATGACAACG GAGCTGCAGCAGGGACCTTGGCTACTGTGCCTGTTGAGGGAGAGATTACTGACATCCAGAAG GAGTAG
- the ccdc9 gene encoding coiled-coil domain-containing protein 9 isoform X1 yields the protein MSASLDLKSKEEKDAELDKRIEALRRKNQALIKRYQEIEEDRKKAEQEGIAVTGGRRPRAAEGDAIVLERRRGELDSPTLTVQVLLSQEEKHVVSNERKHPASAKPPRSSPHGQGSLRGVFYSGSRSPRGEYPPEQPEWEEGSTAGPGAGKRGGGRGGGRGRRPCGGHGGPGGDAGPDRRSKEWEERRKQNIEKMNEEMEKIAEYERSQRQDGAQEKNPVRNFLDDPRRSGSFAETDRREGSRRHIRNWGGPDFDKVKTGIEQGKEWPSPGRGGSRRRGGPPPAASLDMTLCMTGRERAEYIRWKQEREQIDQERLARHRQPTGEWRREWDAEKMDAAFKEGSKPGSSGGSGGGKHGESKRPPKLPTFGEFLSEQQPDRRRRGRGRGRGRPRGSGPSKPYSMHDNRWEKEEPDQATPPAQVEEKSAVDTVQQVEKPASPQVVLEEEMVEGEEEDQWEDVSGGEEEEEEEEVEAGSNNSQGSDAEEEEEGKEEQQPSPLPPSTSSSQPPGKNGQLSLAMPPPPEEEEAPNTDGKPLTPFSPAEGYHPVSDWGEEMELNSPRANLTKSPLAASEVGPSASSGPASTYSPSGSGSQQSTVEVSEKEAPPVPGAPVAEMSKEPEVDNLNKQSVQGEPDNQDDNGAAAGTLATVPVEGEITDIQKE from the exons ATG TCAGCCTCTTTGGACTTGAAGTcgaaggaagagaaggatgcGGAGCTGGACAAGCGGATCGAGGCACTGCGGCGCAAGAACCAGGCGCTGATCAAGCGCTATCAG GAGATTGAAGAAGACCGGAAGAAAGCTGAGCAGGAAGGCATTGCTGTGACTGGAGGGCGAAGACCTCGGGCTGCTGAAGGGGATGCCATCGTGCTGGAGAGGAGGCGAGGGGAGCTGGACTCCCCGACTCTGACTGTCCAGGTCTTGCTATCTCAGGAG GAAAAGCATGTGGTCAGCAACGAGAGGAAGCACCCAGCTTCCGCCAAGCCCCCCCGCAGTAGCCCCCATGGCCAGGGTTCCCTCCGTGGGGTGTTCTATTCGGGCAGCCGCTCGCCGAGAGGGGAATACCCCCCTGAACAACCAGAATGGGAAGAGGGGAGCACAGCTGGGCCTGGGGCCGGCAAgcgaggaggaggcagaggcggGGGACGTGGACGAAGGCCCTGTGGGGGACATGGGGGCCCCGGAGGAGACGCCGGGCCCGACAGAAGATCCAAG GAGTGGGAGGAGCGCCGGAAGCAGAACATTGAGAAGATGAATGAGGAGATGGAGAAGATCGCTGAGTACGAGCGTAGCCAGCGA CAGGATGGGGCACAAGAGAAGAATCCGGTCCGCAACTTTCTCGATGATCCGCGACGCAGCGGCTCCTTTGCTGAGACAGACAGACGAGAAGGGAGCCGCCGCCACATCCGCAATTGGGGAGGCCCCGATTTTGACAAAGTCAAGACCGGGATTGAGCAGGGCAAGGAGTGGCCCTCTCCT GGTCGCGGCGGCTCCCGACGCAGAGGAGGCCCACCACCCGCAGCATCTCTGGACATGACACTCTGCATGACAGGCCGGGAGCGTGCGGAATATATCCGCTGGAAGCAAGAGCGAGAACAGATTGACCAGGAGCGGCTGGCACGACATCGCCAGCCTACGGGCGAGTGGCGCCGAGAATGGGATGCAGAGAAGATGGATGCAGC GTTTAAAGAGGGCAGCAAGCCTGGAAGCTCTGGAGGTTCTGGAGGTGGTAAGCATG GTGAGTCCAAGCGGCCCCCAAAACTGCCCACATTTGGAGAGTTCCTGTCTGAGCAGCAACCAGATCGGCGCAGGAGGGGCAGAGGAAGGGGCCGTGGGCGCCCACGGGGCAGTGGGCCCTCCAAACCCTACAG CATGCATGACAATCGCTGGGAGAAGGAAGAGCCGGACCAAGCCACGCCACCAGCGCAGGTGGAAGAAAAGTCAGCCGTTGACACTGTGCAGCAG GTGGAGAAACCTGCCTCTCCTCAGGTAGTTCTGGAAGAGGAAAtggtggaaggggaagaggaagatcaGTGGGAAGATGTCAGTggcggggaggaagaggaggaagaagaagaggtagAAGCTGGGAGCAACAACAGCCAGGGCTCGGACgctgaagaggaagaggaggggaaagaggagCAGCAGCCATCACCGCTGCCTCCTTCCACCAGCTCTTCTCAACCTCCTGGGAAGAATGGGCAACTGTCCCTAGCCATGCCTCCGCCTCCAGAAGAAGAGGAGGCTCCAAACACAGACGGAAAGCCCTTGACTCCGTTTTCACCAGCAGAAGGGTATCACCCTGTTTCTGATTGGGGCGAAGAGATGGAGCTGAACTCACCCCGGGCGAACCTAACCAAGAGTCCTTTGGCTGCATCCGAAGTGGGGCCTTCCGCCAGTTCTG GGCCAGCTTCCACTTACTCTCCTTCTGGATCAGGATCCCAACAGTCCACTGTAGAAGTGTCGGAAAAAGAGGCACCTCCTGTGCCTGGAGCCCCAGTGGCTGAGATGAGCAAGGAGCCAGAAGTAGACAATTTGAACAAACAGTCTGTGCAAGGGGAACCAGACAATCAAGATGACAACG GAGCTGCAGCAGGGACCTTGGCTACTGTGCCTGTTGAGGGAGAGATTACTGACATCCAGAAG GAGTAG